GTGGTGCCCGTATTCCGGATGGAGAGAAATTCCTGGTCGTCGCTGTTAGGATACGTCGAATTGGTATCAGGATGGTAATGGATGCGGTTGATAACCAGGGAAGGCAGTACAACATTGCTGCACGGTGTCGTAGCCGGCAGTTGCGCCGAGATCCAATTGATACGGTCGGACAGCCAGCCTTTCATGTTGTCGATTTCCCCCAAAAGGTCAGGAACGGTACCCCATCGCCCCTCTTCACGCGCCGCGGCATCCGAAATCTCGGCCACGATGTCATCGATAAATGCATCGAGTTGGTCGGGATGCAACGGGCCGTTCGGTTGCGTCAATTCGCCCCAACGCCGGGCAAAGTAGCACTTATAGGTAGGGTTATTGAACAACGTCTGCCAGAACGAAGCGCCCTGGTTGTCGCCGTTACCAAACTGCCAGACATCGTAATGACTGCGGTCGTAACCCCATAAAAACAAGTCGTTGCCGTAGGTAAGGTTATAGTCCCAAATGGGCCCGGCCCTCAGCTTCCCGTTGCGGTCTTTGTGGAAGTACGTACTGAGCTGATACGAATCGGCGTTGCTCGCCAGTTCCGCCAGGATCATGTAATCGATGAACGACGGAACATCGATGACCGATGGATAGCCTGTAGTAATGGACGTGCTATTTGACACGGCCTGTAAATACGTGAATTGGGAATGGATGTACGCGTCTTGCTCGGCGGTCACATTCTCGGGTTTCGGAAGTTCGTGTATGAAATCAACCCACTCGCCGGGAATCGACGACTGCATCGACCAGGCTACCGGATCGCCTCCCGTGGTTTTGTCGGCCTTGGTGATGTAGCCACCCGAGAGATTCGGCAGCGTATTGCTTGACGATGATATCTTTATGACGTTGACCCGATTGGAGTCGGCCTTGATTTTTTCCTGCAACACATACAACCCGATGTAATCGCCGTTCAGGATGATTTCGCAATACTGGGTGCGTGTGGCGTAGTCGCCCAACTGGCGGGCCAGGTTATACGACAGGTAATCGCGGATGAGGGACGGGTCGAACGCGAGGCCGTTGAAAATCCAGTCGCTTTCCTCGGGCATGCCCAGCAGGCCGGCGTCAAGGTCATCGGAATCATCCGGAAGTTTGGTGGTAAAGCTGTATTGTTTTTTTGGTAGTGCCTGCGAACTTGAACCGCGCACCTCAATCGCGATGCGGCCGTTATAGTCGATATAGTCGGGGTTAGTCGCATCGGAAACATACGTCGTCTGCCCGGCCCCGCGGTATACGATCTTCATACTGGCTGGAATCTTGGGTTCATCCGGAATTTCCTGTCCGCCGTCTGTCGTAATCCATACGATGGGTAAGTTGCTTTCCGTCAGTACTTGCGCGTACGTCCAGAGGGAGCAACAAAGAAGAAAGGAAACGAAAAGATGTCGCATGACGGGGCATTTCCGACAAAGCTACGAAATCAACGCCATTGTGTTCGTGCATCTTCCAGATTATCAACCGGTAAACCACAGGTGTTGTTTTGGCAGACATAAAACTGCAGTTGGTTTTCGACGAATCGCCCGTTGAGAAAGGGCAGGTTCGACGCCTTTTCCGAAGCAGCGATGACGAGCTGTGGATGCCATTCCGACTGTAACCTGCGGGCCGCTTTGATGGCGCCTTCGCCTATGATAGCCAGTTCGATAGTCTGGTCGCCCGAGAGGAGTTCCAGCCGCATCCAGTTGGCAAAGGCGGAAGGGTAATCGATTCCGGGGATGATACCGGCTAGCATCCGCGCAGCGACTTTTCGGTAATGGGGGTTAACGAAATAGACGCCCAATCGAAACAGGTTGTCGGCCATGATGGAGTTCGAAGCCGGGATGACATTGTCTTCGATTTCATAATGGCCGGCCACCAGCACATCGCCTGCAAGCGGTCGAAAGGAGAAAAATCCGGAGGTCGTATCGTAAAAGCGGTCAAGAGTTTCGTCGGCGAGGGCTTTTGCGTGGTGCAGCCACGACGCATCAAAGCTCACGTTATAGAGCGCAAGGAAGGCGTCGATGGTCGTCGCATAGTCTTCCAGAAAGCCGCCAACGGAAGCCTTACCATTTTTGTAGGTACGCCAGAGGGAACCCTCAGGAGACAATAGTGTTGACAGGATAAAACGACCCGCCCGCTCCGCATTTTCCCGGTAGGATGTGACGCCCGTGGCGAGGAAGGCATCCGCAAACCCACGGATCATCAACGCGTTCCATCCGGTGAGGGTTTTGTCGTCGAGCGACGGTCGCTGACGGTTTTCCCGCCATTCAAAGAGTCGTTGCTCCCACTGGCGTTTGCGGGTCGCCAGTACCTTTTCCTCGAGTCCTGCCTCGGCGGCGATGTCGGCGAGGGGCCGATCCTGTATCAAGACATACTGCCCGTGTTCCCAGTGGCCGAAATCGTCTATGTGGAATACCTTCGAAAAAAGGGGCATTTCATCGCCGAGACAGGCTTCCAGCTCGGGTTTTGTCCAGGTGTAGAACGCGCCCTCCTCGCTTTTCCTCGCTGCATTCAGGCTGTCGGCGTCGAGCGCACTGAAGAAGCCGCCCTCGCCGTTGGCAAGTTCGCGGGAAACGAACGAAAGGGTTTTGTCGATGACCTCGCGGTATAAAGGTGATTCCGTCCGGCGGAAGGCTTCGGCGTAGAGCGACACCAGTTGTGCGTTGTCGTAGAGCATCTTTTCAAAATGCGGGACGTGCCAACGCATATCGACCGAGTAGCGCGAGAAGCCACCGCCGACCGTGTCGAAGAGACCGCCCCAGGCCATGCGTGTCAGGGTGAGGTCGACGAAATCGGCCAGGGAAGCATCGGATTTTGCGGTTGCATAGGCCATGAGGAACCGGTAATTGCAAGGCATCATAAATTTCGGGGCCCGTGCCATGCCGCCGTATTCGTGGTCAAAACTGCGTTTCCATTTGGCGACGAGGGGATCGAGTGCGGCGGGGACTTCCGGCGCCGGATTAAGGGGAAGTGCCAGGGCATCGACGGCTTCGAGGAGTTTGTCGGCATACTCGGTCATGCGATCGGGCTGTGTGTGCCACATCTGGGCTAGGTGCTGCAATGATTCGAGCCATTCTTCCTTCCGGAAGTACGTGCCGCCCCACACGGGCCTACCGTCGGGAAGCGCGACGACGTTTAGGGGCCAGCCACCCCGACCCGTCATGATCTGCACGGCTTTCATGTAAACGGCATCGACATCGGGACGTTCTTCGCGGTCGACCTTGATGCACACAAAATCGGCGTTCATAACGGCGGCTGCCGCAGTGTCTTCAAAGGTCTCATGCTCCATGACATGGCACCAGTGACAGGCCGAATAACCGACGCTGATGAGGAGCAGTTTCTGTTGCGCTTTCGCGGATGCCAGGGCCTCATCGTTCCAGGCTTTCCAGTAGACGGGGTTTTGTGCGTGTTGCAGGAGGTAGGGGCTGGTCTCTTTCGACAGTTCGTTCATGGGGAGAAGGTATCTAGCCCGGATGGCAGCGGAAAGCCTTTGGGCCGGAAAACCCGATTTTGCCCGGTGGCGACGGCGACCAACGGAAGCCGGGAGGCCCGGATGCAAAAGCGGTTTTGCGGGACAAAGCTTGCAGCGAACAGCCGGATGGGCTTCAAAAAAATAAAAAAGCGCCCGTTTTGGCGGACGCTTAAAGGTACGTTTTTTTGGCTTATGCGTTCAGCGCTTCGACGCGAATCTGTTCGTCTTTGAGCATGTCTTTGAGCATGTTCTCGATGCCGCTTTTCAGGGTGAAAGTCGACGACGGACAGCCGCTGCAGGCTCCTTGCAGGATGACCTTGACACGCTTGTCGGCCGGGTCATACGAGTCGAAGAGGATGTTGCCCCCATCGGCCTGAACGGCGGGTTTCACGTACTCTTCGAGGATGTTGACGATCTGCTGCGAGGTCGTATCGAGCGTGTCGAAATGCTCGATTTTCTGTTTTTGGGTCTTCTCGCTTTGGGCCAGGAGGCTTTCGTCGACGACCGTCCCGCCGTTCTGGATGAAGTCGCGGATGAACGAACGGATTTCGACCGTGATGTCGTTCCAGTCGTAGGCCTCGTATTTGGTGACAGATACGTAGTTTTCGTCGATGAATACCTCTTTTACGCTGGGAATTTTGAACAGTTCCTGTGCGAGCGGCGAGGCTTTTGCCTGGTCGATGTTATGGAACTCGCAGGCCACGCCGGTCAGGCGGCTGTTGGCTACGAACTTGAGGACGGCCGGGTTGGGTGTGGTTTCGCCGTAGATGGTGGTCGCCTTCTTTTCCCACGGTTTGACTTCTTCTGGCTCTTCGATCACCGTTCCGCCTTTGGCTACGAAGGCGTCGATTTGCTCGGCTACGGCTTCCTGCACGTCGTCCCATTCGACGATGTTATAGCGTTCGATGGCGACGAAATTCTGTGAGATGTAGACCGTTTTTACAAACGGAAGGTAGAACAGTTGACGGGCGAGGGGAGAGGACGTGGCTTCGTCGATATTGCGGAATTCATATCCTTTGCCCTTTACGACGAGATTGTTCACCTCAAATTTCAGTATAGCAGGGTTTTGGGTTGTTTTTATTGTAACATTTTCCATGGAATTTGTTTTAGCCTACAAATTTAACGAACAAAATTTAGGGTTTCTTTATATTTGGCTGTTTATCTCAACTATAACATTACGTTAGCATTTGCTGCGCTCGCGCGCCTGAAAAAAAGCGACTATGAAAAGAATTTTACTAATCCTTGCCTTTTTTATCGGTTTCCATTCGTATTCTCAGGCCGATATACAGGTCACCTACTCTGATTTTACGGATTATTACGAACCGGGAGGCACCAATACGTATGTCCTTACGGTTCGGAATACGGGACCGTCCGTTGCAACAAATATCACGATAACGGGCGGGATTCCGGCCGGCATCGATGAATATTCCTGGACGGGTCCAAATGGTACTTTCGATGCGGATGACGCGTTGAACCAAACTATTGCTACGCTTGCCTCGGGTGGAACCGTCACGTATCTCATCACGATGAAGGCCAGTGTGTCCTTCCTGGGTAACATTATCAGTACTGTTTCGGCTTCCAGCGCCGTATCCGATCCCAATCCGTCCAACAACACAGCTACGGATACTGATAGTCGATATGTGGGGGCCGATCTGGTGGTAACCAATACCAATGGGCAATCTTTTTACACGCCTGGAACTACGGTCAATTACACGGTTACGATTCTGAATGCAGGTCCTTACACCACGACCAACGTGCAGGTGGTGTATCCGATACCGGCGAATGTGCAGAATTTCACATGGACTGGGCCCAACGGTTCGGGCGGGAGTAACTCGGGTATCAACACCGTGGTGCCGGGTCAACTCAATGAAGGCGCTTCTTATGTGTTTAACGTGAGTTTTACGATCCCCCCCGACTTTACCGGCCCGTTGGTTACGCAGGCGTCGGCCTCGAGCTACTACGTAGACCCGGTGCCCACCTGCAGCGGCTGTATCGATACCGATTTGCGGGGAACGAACCTAACATACAGTGTAACGGACAATAAGACAAACTTTACGCCCGGAGATACAAATACGTATGTCGTGACGGTGTCGAACCAAGGCGATTTTCAGGCAGATAACGTCGTTGTGTCGTTACCCCTTCCTCTTGGGGTGACGTCTATGACCTGGACCGGAACGGACGGGTCAAGCGGCTCAGGTGCCCTGTCGGCTACCCTTGCTACGCTGGCGCCCGGCGCGACTGTTACGTACACCCTTACAGCTATTACAGCCAATGATTTCTATGCCAATATAATAGCGCAACTGAATGTGACCAGCACGACGCCGGATACCACTCCGGGATGTACGTCATGTACGGATACAGATAGCGTGATTATCTCGTCGCAGGCAAATATAGCCGTGACGAACACCGATAACCAAAACGCGTACTTTCCCGGTCAACCCTTAACGTACACGGTAACGGTTACCAACAATGGTCCGAACCCTGCGACCGACGTTCGTGTCATCAATGCCGTTCCGGCGGGTATCACCTCTTTTAACTGGACGGGTTCAAATGGCACAAGCGGGACGGGAACGCTGAACGACCTCATTGCTTCGTTAGCTGTTAACCAAAGCGTTACCTACACGATAACCGTGCAGGTGCCCGCAGGCTTTACCGGCTCGCTTTCGAGCACCGCTACTGCGAACGCCCATGAATTCGATCCTGCACCCGCCAACAATAAGGCAACCGATACGGATGCGCAGGTCACTGTCGGGGCTGATATTATCGTTACCAATACCAACGGCCAAACGACGTATACGCCCGGGCAAACGGGAGTGACCTATACAATTACGGTTACTAACAAAGGGCCTCAGAACGCATCTAACGTTTTGGTAACTAATCCTATTCCGGCTGGCGTTACGAACTTTAGCTGGAGCGGCAATTCCCAAAATGGCACCAACACCGCCCTCAGCAGCATTATCGTGACTTTGAATGCCGGCACGAGTGTCACGTTCACGGTCACTTTTGATGTGCCTCTCGCTTTTACCGGAAACCTTACGAGCACGGCAAACGTGTCGAGTCCGACCGGGGATCCGAACCCGGCCAATAACCAAAATATTGCAGACACAGATACACAGGCGGGTGCCGGCACTACTGCCGATGTGGCGCTCACAATAGCCGATAACCAAACCACGTATACGGCACCTGGTACGCGTGTTTATACCGTAACGGTCTCCAACGCGGGGCCAATCGCGGCGACAGGCGTACAGGTGAATGTGCCGATTCCAGCCGGTATCACGTCGTTTTCATGGACCGGCAATAGCCAAAGTGGAACGAATACGGCGCTCAGCAACACTATTGCCACTTTAGCACCAGGTGCCTCTGTAATCTACACCGTGACCGTGCAGGTGCCTTCCGGTTTCACGGGCGATCTTGTGGTGGCTGGTACGATTACACCGGTTACAACCGATTCGAATACGGCTAACAATGCGGCAGCTGATAAGGATGTTCCGGACGGAGGTGCTGACATCGTCGTAGTGAACAGCGACAACACGGCGAATTTTATAGCGGGCCAAACCCGTACGTATACTGTTACCGTCACGAATTACGGTCCGCAGACAGCGACGAATGTTTCCGTTCAGGGTAACGTGCCCGTTGGGATTTCTCCTTCCCAGGTATCCTGGAGTGGACCCACGGCTTCTGGTTCGGGTGCGTTGACGACTACGATACCTTCACTTGGTGTGGGCGAAACCGTCACGTATACGGTAGCAGTTGCGGTTCCGAGTAACTATACGGGCGCGACGTTGATCCATGATATTTCTGTTTTGGCCGACCAGCCAGACCCTAACCCGGGTTGTGCACAGTGTTCGGATTCAGATACAGCTACGCCGTTTGCCGATTTGCAAACAGTAAAAACCGATAATCAATCGCAGTATCTTTTCAATTCGACTGTCGTTTACACGATTACCCTTTACAATGCAGGCCCGAGTGATGCTACGAATGTGGTGATGACGGATCTGGTGCCAGCTGGTATTACAAATGCCGCAAATATGACCTGGATTTCCTCAACGGGCGTGACGGGAACAGGTAATATGACGCTAACGATACCGACATTGGCAGTGGGGGCTTCCGTTTTTGTTAAAGTTTCTGTTCAAATCCCGCTCAACTGGTCTACCCAAACACCATCACCGAACCTTACCAATACCGTGACGGTGACGAGTTCGACTCCGGACCCGAATCCGGGTTGTACTACTTGTACGGACATAGACACACCCCGTTCGAAGTTTGTGACTGTTGATACGACCAGACCAACATATGACCTTGTTCGAGACGTATTGATCGCTTCGCCCTGCGCGAATTTTTCCAATGTAGTCACATCTACCAATACGCTTGCCTCTAACATTGGGTGGGGCTACTTTAATCGGAACAACTCGGACTTCCCTTTGAAAGATGGTGTGGTGATCCGGTCGGGACAGGCAGTGCAGGCTGCTGGGCCTATAAATGGGACGGTGAGTACCACCGCTACGGGTCAAGGTGACCCTGACGTCGACTGGATTATCGGGGATATGGGCCTGTCGGGTGTTTCGGCTGACCACTCCTACATCCAGTTTAAGTTCATTCCGTACACTAATGAGTTCAGCTTTAATTTCGTATTCGCGTCTAATGAATATGGGTTCTGGCAGTGCCAGTATTTTGACGTTTTCGGATTTGTACTGACCAACCTGAACACGGGGGAGAAGAAAAACCTCGCGGTAGTGCCGGTCGCGGGTAATCCACCCATTTCCGTTAATACGATACGTGATGCGGCCTACAACGTAGCTCCGAGTAATTGTGCTAGTGCAAACCCGCAATTTTTCGGCGAATATTACGAAGCAGATCAGCCCAATGCCGATATTAATTTCCGCGGGCGCACCGTTAAGATGACCGCGTTTTCGGAGGTTACGCCTGGAGACCCTTACACCATCAAACTGGTCGTTTCGGATTATAATGACCAGGCTTTCGATATCGGGGTTTTCATTGAAGGAGGTAGTTTCAATATCGGTAATCCGGATTTTCGCTTCACCGACCCTATCACCGGTATCGAAGATTCGCTTACAGCCGGCGGCGCCACTATTTGTGGTGGAAGCGGCCTGCAGTTTACACTTAAGGCGGGGACTGCGCCTATTCCCGGAGCCACCTATGCGTGGACCCGCGTCGTCGACGGGGTAGTAGAGAATCTTCCCGATACGACATATGATATACAATATGCGGAACCGGGGGAGTACTATGTCACGATCACCTTCGGGACCTCATCCTGCTCGCAAACCTATCGTGCCGAGATCAAAGACTTTACCGATCCGACCATTCCTCCAACGAATGCGCCAAACGATATCTTACTCTGTCAGGCTGCCGCACCGTATATTTTCAATATTGACCAGGACACGCTTATTGCAAATGGTGCGACACCGGGGACCTACGACATCCATTATTATGTG
This genomic interval from Flavobacterium sp. HJ-32-4 contains the following:
- a CDS encoding CotH kinase family protein; the encoded protein is MRHLFVSFLLCCSLWTYAQVLTESNLPIVWITTDGGQEIPDEPKIPASMKIVYRGAGQTTYVSDATNPDYIDYNGRIAIEVRGSSSQALPKKQYSFTTKLPDDSDDLDAGLLGMPEESDWIFNGLAFDPSLIRDYLSYNLARQLGDYATRTQYCEIILNGDYIGLYVLQEKIKADSNRVNVIKISSSSNTLPNLSGGYITKADKTTGGDPVAWSMQSSIPGEWVDFIHELPKPENVTAEQDAYIHSQFTYLQAVSNSTSITTGYPSVIDVPSFIDYMILAELASNADSYQLSTYFHKDRNGKLRAGPIWDYNLTYGNDLFLWGYDRSHYDVWQFGNGDNQGASFWQTLFNNPTYKCYFARRWGELTQPNGPLHPDQLDAFIDDIVAEISDAAAREEGRWGTVPDLLGEIDNMKGWLSDRINWISAQLPATTPCSNVVLPSLVINRIHYHPDTNSTYPNSDDQEFLSIRNTGTTTVNLTGIYFRGTGFVYQFPANQTLAAGATVYLASKPAVFQIKYGFAPYGSFTRNLSNSDKDLILADAFGNVIDEVHYYDSAPWPDADGNGSYLRLVNDSYDNALASSWEAVSDATLGVETEAMAVYTVTPNPAHDFVTVTTSLPVQELALYDLSGRLIREWKPTSTEAVLDVSGLSSGVYLLTGKAGATVVRSRVIIE
- a CDS encoding thioredoxin domain-containing protein, translating into MNELSKETSPYLLQHAQNPVYWKAWNDEALASAKAQQKLLLISVGYSACHWCHVMEHETFEDTAAAAVMNADFVCIKVDREERPDVDAVYMKAVQIMTGRGGWPLNVVALPDGRPVWGGTYFRKEEWLESLQHLAQMWHTQPDRMTEYADKLLEAVDALALPLNPAPEVPAALDPLVAKWKRSFDHEYGGMARAPKFMMPCNYRFLMAYATAKSDASLADFVDLTLTRMAWGGLFDTVGGGFSRYSVDMRWHVPHFEKMLYDNAQLVSLYAEAFRRTESPLYREVIDKTLSFVSRELANGEGGFFSALDADSLNAARKSEEGAFYTWTKPELEACLGDEMPLFSKVFHIDDFGHWEHGQYVLIQDRPLADIAAEAGLEEKVLATRKRQWEQRLFEWRENRQRPSLDDKTLTGWNALMIRGFADAFLATGVTSYRENAERAGRFILSTLLSPEGSLWRTYKNGKASVGGFLEDYATTIDAFLALYNVSFDASWLHHAKALADETLDRFYDTTSGFFSFRPLAGDVLVAGHYEIEDNVIPASNSIMADNLFRLGVYFVNPHYRKVAARMLAGIIPGIDYPSAFANWMRLELLSGDQTIELAIIGEGAIKAARRLQSEWHPQLVIAASEKASNLPFLNGRFVENQLQFYVCQNNTCGLPVDNLEDARTQWR
- a CDS encoding NifU family protein, with amino-acid sequence MENVTIKTTQNPAILKFEVNNLVVKGKGYEFRNIDEATSSPLARQLFYLPFVKTVYISQNFVAIERYNIVEWDDVQEAVAEQIDAFVAKGGTVIEEPEEVKPWEKKATTIYGETTPNPAVLKFVANSRLTGVACEFHNIDQAKASPLAQELFKIPSVKEVFIDENYVSVTKYEAYDWNDITVEIRSFIRDFIQNGGTVVDESLLAQSEKTQKQKIEHFDTLDTTSQQIVNILEEYVKPAVQADGGNILFDSYDPADKRVKVILQGACSGCPSSTFTLKSGIENMLKDMLKDEQIRVEALNA
- a CDS encoding choice-of-anchor L domain-containing protein, with translation MKRILLILAFFIGFHSYSQADIQVTYSDFTDYYEPGGTNTYVLTVRNTGPSVATNITITGGIPAGIDEYSWTGPNGTFDADDALNQTIATLASGGTVTYLITMKASVSFLGNIISTVSASSAVSDPNPSNNTATDTDSRYVGADLVVTNTNGQSFYTPGTTVNYTVTILNAGPYTTTNVQVVYPIPANVQNFTWTGPNGSGGSNSGINTVVPGQLNEGASYVFNVSFTIPPDFTGPLVTQASASSYYVDPVPTCSGCIDTDLRGTNLTYSVTDNKTNFTPGDTNTYVVTVSNQGDFQADNVVVSLPLPLGVTSMTWTGTDGSSGSGALSATLATLAPGATVTYTLTAITANDFYANIIAQLNVTSTTPDTTPGCTSCTDTDSVIISSQANIAVTNTDNQNAYFPGQPLTYTVTVTNNGPNPATDVRVINAVPAGITSFNWTGSNGTSGTGTLNDLIASLAVNQSVTYTITVQVPAGFTGSLSSTATANAHEFDPAPANNKATDTDAQVTVGADIIVTNTNGQTTYTPGQTGVTYTITVTNKGPQNASNVLVTNPIPAGVTNFSWSGNSQNGTNTALSSIIVTLNAGTSVTFTVTFDVPLAFTGNLTSTANVSSPTGDPNPANNQNIADTDTQAGAGTTADVALTIADNQTTYTAPGTRVYTVTVSNAGPIAATGVQVNVPIPAGITSFSWTGNSQSGTNTALSNTIATLAPGASVIYTVTVQVPSGFTGDLVVAGTITPVTTDSNTANNAAADKDVPDGGADIVVVNSDNTANFIAGQTRTYTVTVTNYGPQTATNVSVQGNVPVGISPSQVSWSGPTASGSGALTTTIPSLGVGETVTYTVAVAVPSNYTGATLIHDISVLADQPDPNPGCAQCSDSDTATPFADLQTVKTDNQSQYLFNSTVVYTITLYNAGPSDATNVVMTDLVPAGITNAANMTWISSTGVTGTGNMTLTIPTLAVGASVFVKVSVQIPLNWSTQTPSPNLTNTVTVTSSTPDPNPGCTTCTDIDTPRSKFVTVDTTRPTYDLVRDVLIASPCANFSNVVTSTNTLASNIGWGYFNRNNSDFPLKDGVVIRSGQAVQAAGPINGTVSTTATGQGDPDVDWIIGDMGLSGVSADHSYIQFKFIPYTNEFSFNFVFASNEYGFWQCQYFDVFGFVLTNLNTGEKKNLAVVPVAGNPPISVNTIRDAAYNVAPSNCASANPQFFGEYYEADQPNADINFRGRTVKMTAFSEVTPGDPYTIKLVVSDYNDQAFDIGVFIEGGSFNIGNPDFRFTDPITGIEDSLTAGGATICGGSGLQFTLKAGTAPIPGATYAWTRVVDGVVENLPDTTYDIQYAEPGEYYVTITFGTSSCSQTYRAEIKDFTDPTIPPTNAPNDILLCQAAAPYIFNIDQDTLIANGATPGTYDIHYYVGQTDAQFAAPNYITNITTYEPPTLPYTIWASAYNNVTGCIDVYPVVLDAEIPGGTFSYPGGPFNFYNTTTITPTLAGLTPGGTFSASPATLDIDPVTGVITPATSTYEPSYTITYEIVASPTACPYVTTTTIEFDLTCATTATSSAPAVCVGGSVDLFASGTEPDTTYAWTGPSFTSAVQNPTGVALPLTPGDYTYTVVKTRNGLDCATASVTVSVYEIPTAAFAVSTFPACLGDTPSVSVMGTPNAVVTVYEQGTTTPISVTLDATGVGSFTTLAVPSTGMVYELTRAESTTTPVCATDYTPGTVTVTITTTPPTATVAAPPTAVCSGDTATFTVTGTPNGVVNYTLGAAGGSVTLDGAGTAPVTTGPITAGVTITLNSIVSGSCTTPLSATASASVLPLPTASFTATTTICAQQAAVIDFTGTPNAQVTFTDSNGTSNTITLTAGGTYQYTSPYPMTANGTFTLNSVVSATTPACTQTLNQQLNFTVNALPAVTQDPAPATQAACEGSTVTFTAAGTGAGVGYQWYGPSGLITGANNATLTLTNITLAQEGNYYVEVSGTCAPSPLSANAFLDVTDAPAITSLAANTVLCEGSNYSITVNATGDNLSYEWRNAANLVVGNTATLTIASITPANAGTYTVTVSGAAGCTPVSQSTTLTINALPQITTQPVGATICEDEGYTFTVAATESLLNFNWYHGSPAALVKSGPDNFLTVAGTMADEGTYYVEVTNPCLPSPGVTSTTVTLNIEQKPRITVQPLSPAPMCTGENFTLSVTATGENLGYQWYGPDGNPIAGATSTSYSVTGAQVNQSGNYFVRVSNTLGECSPVDSTPATITVNQGPAWTVEPGDLNLCVGEAILLSSQASGDALTYSWYKDGVDLNVHTPDLTIAAADVDVTDAGIYRVEVTSPTCPLIFSEAIVLVYPAPQATIANGNEPEICEGQSADVVFSGTPNAVVTYTINGGAPQTIVLSPGGQAILATGQLDATTEYTLVSVITGSEPYCSAPLAGLPNTTAIVKVDRIPDVDLPQDTYLCFDAAGNLLGVHDAFETGLDPAIYSFQWYFEGNPIAGATGSGYTPDSAGQYRVEITNNTTNCTSAATAPVVSSTAPTSITAADVTTGYFADTASIVVTVDPVGDYEYRLDDGPWQTSNTFTGVSNVLGYAQTGSHTVYARDLKSCGQVEYAVYLVDYPKYFTPNGDGIHDTWNIPVLSGQPNAKIYIFDRSGKFLKQLYPTGTGWDGTFNGNPMPADDYWFVVKYEETGLNKEFRAHFTLKR